The nucleotide window AAGGGTCTGGCTTGCCGATAACCCGGCAGGAAATCCTCGCGGCGCGTCAGCAGATAGCCGCGCACGCTGGCGGCGGCCTCGGCGAGCAAGGTATGTACGGTCTGGATATCACCCTGTACCAGCAGCACGCGGCGCACGTCTTCCTCCGCGCGAGCCGTCTGGCGCTCGGTGGTGTAGATCAGCACCAGCGAGAGCAACAGAATCACCAACGGCAGGGAAATCACCACGAGGGCTTTGCCGCGTAACGGCAGATCGGCCCAGCGGCGGGCGTTTGACGCTTTCATGACTGGGTCACCAGGCCCAGAGCAATGCCACGCACAGCGGCCTGGGTGCGGTCGGCGGCGCCGAGTTTGCCAATGACCCGTTCCACGTGGGCTTTGGCCGTGCCGGTGGTGATGCCGAGTTCTTCGCCGATTTCACGGTTGCTCATGCCGTTGGCCACCAACCCCAGTACCTGGCGCTCCCGCGGGGTCAGGGCATCGGAGGCCACGCCGCTGGCATTGCGCTCGGTCATGCGGCGCAGCAATTGGGCACTGACTGAGCTGTTGAGGGCTTGCTCGCCGGCGGCGACACGTTGCAACGCGTCGATCACCTCGAGGCGGCTGGCATCCTTGAGCAGATAGCCCACGGCGCCGGCGTGCATGGCGGCTTCAAGGTGGTCGGGGCTGTCGTCCATGGTGAACATCATCACTTTCAGGGCCGGCAGGCGCTCTTGAAGCATGCGTGCCGCGCCCAGCCCGTTGAGCACCGGCATGCGGATGTCGAGGATGACGATGTCGGGTAAAAGACGCTCACACAGGTCCAGCGCTTCCTGGCCATTGCAGGCCTGGCCGACCACTTCGAATTGCGTCAGGCCGGCCAGCAACGAGACAAAGCCGGTGCGCGTGACTTCATGATCGTCCGCGACCACCAGTCGTATAACGTGAGTCATTGAGGGGGTCCATTCAGGCCAGAAGGGACGGTGGCGCGCAGTTGCGTTCCGCCGTGCGCATGGCTGATGCAGGTGAAATCACCGCCCAGCAGGCTCGCGCGTTCCTGCATCGCGGCAAGCCCCAGGTGCCGGGCGCCGCAGGTGTCGAGGGGTTGTTCCATGGCAAAGCCCTGGCCGTTATCGTCCACCCGCAGCGAGGCCTGGCCTTCGTGCAGCTCCAGCGCCAGCACGACGTGGCTGGCCTGCGCGTGTTTGAGAATGTTGTTGATACCTTCCTGGGCAATCCTGAACAGGGCGATCTCCACCTGGCTGGGCAAGCGTGCTTCGCAACGCGCATTCCAGCTGACTTTGATCCCGGCTTCGCGCAGGCGATCGGCCTCTTTGTCGACCGCCTTCAGCAAGCCAAAATCGTCGAGCACCGTCGGGCGCAGGCCGCTGATCAATTGCCGGCCTTCACCCACGCAATGTTGGGCCAAAGCAAGAATCGTTTGTAAGTCCGCGCCGAGTTCGTCGGGCAGTGACGGGCAGCGGCCGGCAAAACCTTGCAG belongs to Pseudomonas sp. B21-015 and includes:
- a CDS encoding response regulator transcription factor, with the protein product MTHVIRLVVADDHEVTRTGFVSLLAGLTQFEVVGQACNGQEALDLCERLLPDIVILDIRMPVLNGLGAARMLQERLPALKVMMFTMDDSPDHLEAAMHAGAVGYLLKDASRLEVIDALQRVAAGEQALNSSVSAQLLRRMTERNASGVASDALTPRERQVLGLVANGMSNREIGEELGITTGTAKAHVERVIGKLGAADRTQAAVRGIALGLVTQS